In Spirosoma pollinicola, the genomic window AAAACTTCACCAGCTTTCAGCTTCCATTTGGATCGAGCGAGCAGTTCACATCCAGGAAAGCATAGGACTTACGCGGGGCAAAAACGCTAGCTAGCTAGCGGGTAAGTCCAGCGCGATTACATCCCGCTGGGTGGCCAACTCATCCAGAATGAGATCCCAAGTCTTCAGGGAACTGCCAATGCCGTGAAGCAGCAAAAGTGGTTTACCGGACCCACGCCGGCTATAAGTCAGAGTCATACGTAGTAGGCAGTCAGATAGTCTGTTTAGGTTAGTCAGTTTTTCGCTAGACAACCTAGCATGAACCACGGATGGGGTCTTTAGTTTAGAACTGGACTTGCTACCTTTTTTTAGGCAGCTGTTTCTTACTGTAGTGTCCAGTTTAAAGTAGCAGATTCATACTTATTCACCTGAATTCTTGGGTGAAGACTCAGCCTACCATACCCGCCTACATCGTCTATTCAATAATTCCTGAATAAGATGGACCTCAGGCAGCAGACTATACTCAGATAAAACGGTCGTGACTCGCTGGCGGGTTTGCTTATCATGGCTGTTAATCCGACTTAGCCGGGGTGATTAGAATGGGCTCCGCAATCCGCAAGTGAGGATACTTTTGCTGGCATAGCTCTCGAAATAAAGCTTCTTTTTGATCAACCGAATCGACCCCAAAAAGTATCCTGGCTACTTCGGCCGAAACGATACCCTGACCATCGACGAGTTGGGCTTTAAACAGAAGCGTAACCATAAATGAGGTATCCGGTACGAGTAAGCAGCCTATTGCATTAAGGTTTCATTTTGATTTTCTCTATCGTGACAGGCTTTAGCCCAAACCTGTTTAGGAATAAAAACCTGTTTAGGAATAACAGGAGCCCGGATCCGGTAAACTAAAAAACAGGCAGAAGTAGCCTGTTTTTGTCCCGTCAATGAACGCCTGATTTGGTCTAAGCCAGTTCAACGTTGACCGCGTTTAAGCCTTTTTTGCCCCGCTCAACGGTGAATTTGACTTTGTCGTTCTCCCGCAGTTGATCGATCAGTCCTGAAGCGTGGACAAAAATGTCTTCGCCCCCATCATCGGGTTTAATGAAGCCAAAGCCCTTACTGTCATTGAAAAATTTTACCGTTCCTGTTGCCATTACTGAATAAACGTTAGTTTCAGGAGCAAGAACGGAAGAAGACATTAAACCGCCAAATCGAGCTAGGGGCTTGAAAACCAATTGGTCAAATCGTATTTAATGAATAGGCATAGGTCAAGACTAATCATACTACCCGTCGTAACTAAATGTGTAGCTTCCAGGAAATTGGGCAATCTATGCTTTCTGTACTTACGTAGATACTGACTCCATGGAGAATCGCTTCAGGATAATCTGACCCTATTAAGATGACTAACGCCTATTCCTTGCGTATGCCAGCTCTCCTGCTGTCAGGCCTGATGGTTGTAGCAACAGCTGGCTGCCAGAGTGAAAGCTCAACCAAGACTACCGCCCAAACCACTACCGACTCGGTGGGTGCTGGCCGCATTGAAGCGGGCCGGGAGATATACCGCAATGAAACATTTGGCGACGAGGGCTTCTGGACCGATGCGGTGCGCATGCCCCAGGGCATGAAGGCCGCCAAGCTTACGGTGCTCGACGCGCTGAAAGCCGGTGTCAGTTTCGATGTAGACGCCCTGCCCACCGACCTGAAAGCGGCCTTCATGAGTGAGCTTAAGACCGACCACTCGCCCGCCAAAGCGCCCAAGCTCAATGACCCCGCCACGCTCGACGCGTTGCTACAAAACAACGCCGTTATCGGTATGGTACCCAAAGGGGGCAAAGTGGGCGTGACTTGTGCGCTCTGCCATGCCATCACCGACAAGTCGATGTTTGAGCTACCGGGCAAGGGCAGCATTGGCAAGCGGATCGACGGCCCCACCCCGCACGGGCTCAACGTAGGCAAGCTGCTGGCCACCGCTGCCAACTCCCGCGCGCTCTTTCCTACCCTACAGTTGCAGCAGCCCGATGGAACGACCATTGGCCGTGCGCCGAAGGGCCTAACGGCTAACTCCTCCGAAGCGGACGTTGACGCCTACTTGAGCAACCCGAAGTACTACCCAATTGGTACATTTGATGATTCGCCTGACGGCAATGGCAACTCCATTCACATCACGCCCTTTTTTCGGCAGGATTTGGCCGCACCCTTCGGCTCATCGGGCCAGAATGACAAGCTAAATGATTTTAACAACACGGTCTACACCGCCTTATTTGACCAGAGTAACCTGCTCTCGCCCGGCGGCAAAGAGTTCATTCACCTGTTAGGTGCAGCCAGCGGTGACTCAATGGTGGCCGGTTATGCTAGGGTATTGACCGCTACTGGCGTTACGGGCTACCCCTATGTAACGGCTCCCGAGAAGGGCAAGCCCGGCGACCCGCCTACCCCCACCGGTAAGCGCGTGGACGAGCAGAAGCTGCGCGATCTGGAAGCCTACGTCCGCAGTCTGCAAGCGCCCAAGGGGGTTGTCACCAATGCCACCCAAGTGGCGAGTGGCCGCGCGCTGTTTGTGGCTCAAAATTGCACGTCTTGCCACAATACCAATCAGGGTGTGCCGGTCTCCACCAAGCTCATTCCCATGAAAACCATCTGGCCCGGCTACGCGCCTAAAGTGCTGGCCCAGCGACAGGCTCCCCTCTCGCCCATTCAGAACGCCCCTGGTACGTTCGACGATAAGATGGTGGTAGTGGACGCTAGTCCGGGTGGTGGCATTCGTGGCAACGCCCTTCCTTTGCTATTGGATCTGGCTCGTAAGCCCGTGTTTCTGCACGATGATTCGGTGAGTAGCCTGGATGAGTTGTTCAATCCGAAGCGGGGCAAAATGGCTCCTCACCCCTTCTATGTCGTTAGACCTGCTCAGCGAAGCGAGTTGGTGGCTTACCTAAAGAGTTTGGACACGGACAGTAAATAGATAGGTTGGGGTTTCATGGCCATTTTGCTCCAGTTCACCCCTAGAATGCCTTGACTTGATGGCTGTATGCGGTTTTTTGTTTTACGTGGCTGAGCGCATTCCTGTAAACGCACGTAGTGGCTCGGTTAAGCGTTAAAAAGTACACTGCCTGGCTACGCTGATCGATAGCCAGGCAGTGTACTTTTTAGCGAGTTGTTGTAGAACTCAGATGATGTAGGGGAGTGGCCGACTGGCGGCTCGTTGGTCACGGCGGTCAACTGAAAGCCGACAGGGCCAGCTATAGTACGGCAATCAGTCAAGATACGACCCATGAAAACTAGTTTCTTCTCTATTTTCGTTCTGGTAGCCATTTTTGGGGTCGTTAAGCCTCGGCTACCCGTTCGATCCCCTACGGCTTATTCATCCCAACAAGCCTCTCAGCCAGCCTATTTCGTGATTAAAAATGTGAATGTCATTCCCATGACCTCGCCGGGTGCGGTTATCATTCAGGCTAGCGTCGTCATCCGAAACGGCTACATTGAATCCCTGAACGGAGCGGTCACGCCAGAAGCGGTGCTCATTGATGGAAACGGAAAATGGCTCATTCCCGGACTCATCGATATGCACGTTCATACCCCGACCGATTTTTCTCTTGGGCCGCTAGTGCCCACCCAGCCGCCGGACGTAACCTTTAACACCCAGGATATCATGACGCCTTTCATCGCCAACGGGGTGACCACGATCGTAAATCTGAATGCCAACATGGACTCCTTTTCGCAACGAAAGGAAATACAAAAGGGCCAGGTGACCGGCCCTCGCATCGCGTTGGCCGCCCTGATTAATGGTGGCCAGGGCGCTGGCCGACGAGCCAATACCGCCCAGGCAGGTCGTCAGGCAGTTCGGGATGCCAAAGCGGAAGGCTACGAATTGATAAAGCTCTATTCACAACTCAATATCGAAACGTATGTAGCCATTATTGATGAAGCCAATAAACTCGGCTTAAAGACCGTCGGCCATATTCCGGATGCGTTTGGGGGAAAATTGAGGCAAGCCTTTGTCCCCCATTTCGGGATGGTCGCCCATGCGGAGGAATTTTCTAAACAGGCTAACGAGTTCAGTGATCAGGAAGCGAGGCGTTTTGCCCGGCTGGCCAAAGAAAACGGCACCTGGTTATCGCCTACCTTGACGGCCATGGTTCGGATCGCTGAGCAGGCCCGTTCGCTGGACAATCTCAAACGCTTACCCGAGCTGGCCTATATACATCCGCTGCTACAGAGTAAATGGCTGACGGCCAATAACTACAACCAGAACACGAGCCCGGAACGGGTGGCTTATTTTGACAAACTGGTTCGATTTCATGGTCAATTAGTACGGGCCTTTAAACAGGCCGGTGTGCCGATGGTGGCCGGAACGGACACCGGGGTTTCGGGCGTTGTGGGTGGCTTTTCTTTACAGGATGAATTGGCCCTTTTGCAACAAGCCGGATTAACTCCTGAAGAAGTGCTGCTATCCGCCACCCGGTTGCCCGCCACTTGGCTGGGGATCAACGCCCAAGTGGGCACCATCGAAGCCGGGAAATGGGCAGACCTGGTTTTGTTGGAGGCCAATCCGCTTGACGATATAAAAAATACCCGAACCATTACGGGTGTTTTTGTCAACGGCCACTGGCTAGCGAAGGCTCAATTAAGGGCTATGCTGGCTGAGCTGGCTAACCGGAATAGGGCCTCAACCGATCAATTTGATTGGAGGAAAATAATGGGCAATATAAAATGAGCCGCCTTGGTGCGGCCCCTAACCGAGGCTTAGACGAACTGAACAGCGTCGGTTGTTCATCCATAGAGCCACACTGGGTAAGTTGTTACCCAATTTCAGACCTTCAAATAGTATTTTGCCGGTATACCGGCTAGTAGCAAGGCCTTACTCTCCCTTTTCAATACATTGTACTTTTCAACGAAAGCGTTCACGAAATCTAACTATTTCGTGAACGCTATTGGGTAATGACCAGGGTCCTTTAGTAAGCTAAGGATCGTTCATTTGGCCAAGTAATAAATTGGACGAAATGAGTCTTATCCAAGGTGAGCTGATTGACTATTCATACTTGCCCAGTGTTTATCACAATCTCTACTTCATGTTTGCTGAAGGTAATTCCTAGCCTTCGGGTCACTCACGGCAGCGACCGACTAATAAATTTTTATGTTACTATATACTAATAACGTAAATAAAAACTATCTTTATATTATCAATATATTAAAAACGTATCCTATTTAGTCTAACTAGCCCGGTATCTTATATTTCTTTTCTAGGGCTAATAATTGCTATTTATCAAATCAATACCTGTTCAACTTACTCAGTCTGCTCTCAATCCTGACCATGCACTCGGCTACTGATCCCTCTTCTTTTCTGAGTGAAACTTCCCCCACCGCCCTCCTGCCCATCCACAGTCAAGAGGATTTTGGTCGTTTCTATGATCACTACGCCCCCCCGATTTATGGGCACTTGCTCCGCCAAACTACCGACGCTTCCTTAGCCGCCTCTATTCTGGCGGAGGTTTTTCGGACTATATGGGTCGAGCGAAACACCTTTAACGAGCATCAGGCCCGCTCCATCAAACAACATCCGATAAGTTGGTTACTAAGCATTGCTCATCAAAACGAAAGCCTAATCCAAACCCTAGAGGCCAATGGGCACAGACTAGTTGGACAACTAAAATCAAGTAAGCTAGAAAGCCTTGCTAGTACAGCTGACTGGCAACGTATCAAGTCAGCTCATCGGTAATAAATATTGAAGCCAGTTTCCTACAAGTTCTAACCCATCCAGTATAATCCTTAGTAAGTATGGCTATTGTAGCGCCTGTTTATTGCCTGCAGGAACTAGTTTATCACAGCAACAGCGAGTGTCATCACGCCCGCCATATCCCCCCAGTTAGTCAACGAATGGGAACGGGGGGCAAAGTGGAATGTTTATGCTGTCGCCAGTTAAACAAAGCTTTGCTTCGAGGGGCTCGTAAGAAGCACTTTGTTTTATACGTGCCCGCTTAACGGTAAGCTAGGATGATGTTCATCCTTAAAGTATAGCCGAATGACAAGCACGCTCATAGGGGCGGTCCAAAAAGAGTGGGCTGTATGGGAAGCGATTAATAATCGACTTAGTGGGAATCTAAATTAGTAAAAGAAACATCAGCTTTATCAACCCTACCCAGCCAAGAATTCCAGTCGATAGCCAGCTTTAAGCGAAACAACTATCGATCCTATCGAATGTGTCAGCAAGTATACATCATCCCTTTACAAGATGAGTCAACACCTTGATTGTTCAGTCAAACCGCTTCAGGATTTGAGTGCCGCTGCTCCTATTTCTACTGCTTTAGTCAGTCGACTACGGGTAATCCGTACTAGGTTGACTATGCTGTTGTGAAGGCGCTACTGTGATCCAATGAACGAATGGGCTTTGGCTGTTGATGTCTCGCCGTTGGATGAAAGCTGACTCGGTTAGATCGCTTCTGGGGTAAATTTTTAGTAGGTATGAACTTGACGGTTAAACGCTTTACTTTATTGTCAATATGCCATTCCAACAACCATCCAAACTCGCTTGGCTCTTGTCCTGCTGGGCAGCCTTGCGCTTTCTCATTCTGATTGCTCTCCTGCGAGTAAGAGAGGACCATTGACAGTACGCCGAGACGGATGAAACAGCGCAGCCAGTAGCGTGGAGATGGTAGGGCCTTTGACCAGCGGTCCTGCTCCGGCCCAGTCCGACCTACGTCAGCATTCCGATGGCGGAACCGGCCGCCGTTAATTTCGTAGTAAACTGGTGCTGAGCCACTTTTGGTGAAACCAAGTTCCAGCCCCTTTTGCTTCAGCTCGTTTTCTTTTCAGGCTTTCTTTGATAAGGTTGAAACTTCACTCAGAATTCTGATTTACTCATCCTATTGTGGAACCGGCCTCGCATGAACATTCCATTATCATCAGAAATGGTTCAGAATCAATGCCGCCGATATTTTGTGGTTACTGGTGCCAAAACTGCCAAACTGAGTACCATAAGTTCTTACCAATGATTCGTTCATCCTCCTGGTCTCAAGATTCACTCGGGTAGTGATTCCATCAGGGCAACCTGTTTGTTTCTGTCCGCAAACGTTCGTGTAAGATTTGTAACAAGAAAAAAAAGTCAAATGGGTTCTTCTTGTTGGCTGACTTATTCAAAGACAAGGTCAACCATTGATGACCTAGTTGATGGCCGCTTTGTCAGGCTTCGGACGGCGCTGACAATACCGGGCCAACCACTAATTCCTAAGCCGTGAGGCCCTACCTACATAAGTTTAGCCGTTACGTGTTTGTGTCCAACTCTTTATATGTCTTACAGGCATCCGTATCAAATTTTATCAGCGGGTACCTTTATGTACTAGTACCGGATGGGATGCTCCCAAGGACAAATGTCAAAATCGCAGCCAAATACGGGGTCATTACCTCCCGTTATACTTTCTAACCAGTGCATAGCGCTGAAAATTGCCTGTTAACATTTGAATACTACCGGGGCTGATGCGGTCTAAAACAAGCAGTACCAAGAAAAGTAACAATACCGATAAAAAGGGCCCAAGCCAACAAGCTATTTTGTCATCCTTTGGCCATAATTGGCTTGTTAAGTAATTTACTGCCGGATGATACAGATAAAAAGCCAACGAATACCGCTGACCATAATAACTTAGCGGACTGGTAGGGATTAGGGGGAGCTGCAAAGCGACTAAAAACAGGCCGGCCGCAAACAACACGGTGCCGTCAACAAAATTGTAAGGCAAGCTGGCTGGCTCATTTCTGGATAAGAGCCAGGCTTCTCCTAGCTGTAGCCCGGCTCCCAGCGCGACCATCCCGTAAGCCGTCCACCTTGACAGGCGCGTCTCTAGGCCCAACTTAGCAATTAAAAAGCCGATGCATAGAAAAGGAATGGACAAAAGAGAGCGGGCATAAATAGGATGAGGCGATAGACCAACCAGATAACTGTAGGGGTTTAGACCCAAGGTGAGCAGCAGGGCCCCTACCGCTAGAAGAGGTAAAAACCTCTCGCAGTCATTGACTAAAAAGAGCCAAAGTAGGCCATAGCCCATCAACAGAGAGGTCAGAAACCAAAGATGGAAGTAGGTGCCCACAAACAGGGTAAAATACGTGTTGAGCGAGTGGAGTGACCCATCGGTAATGCCTACAAAGAGGAGGTAAAAGAAATTAGCTACTAGGAGCAGGGTAACTAACGCTTTTAGGGTTTTGGCAAAAGCCTTCATCGATTGCTTATGAAAAGCTTGCTGAAAGTAGTAGCCGCTAACCATAAAGAAGAATAGGACTGTCCATCTTCCCAATAGCGTTAGGTAGGGCCCTTCATCGGTAAATCGACTGTGATTGACCACCACCATTAAGGCGGCCAGGAGTCGAAACACGTCAATACCGGCATTGCGATCAGAACGAATTGGCACGATCGTATCTTTATCATTTTTACAAATAAAATAAATATATTATTTGTAAAAATACAAATACGAATACTAAAGGAGTATTACCCTAAAAAGGTCTTTCTAAGAACGGGCTTCTACTGGCTAAACTGAAGCGTCCACTAAAGCAGACTTTATTGACCAATGGTTTTTCGATTTGACCAATGGGAGTACTACCCCAGGGTTGAACAGACCGACTGTCTATTTCAAAAAAACACCAGGATGGATGGATAGACTAACCGGTTGCCCTAAAACCACTCACGAATGACCCAAAAGCTTGACGCTGTATGCTACCAATCAAGTACTTTAGCTAAAAAAATGTGTACCTAACTTTTATGACCCTAACTTTCCCGATCAATAGGTTACCCGCCCTAAAAGCGATTATCGACTTATTCGACCATTCGAGCTATCATCCTACGAGAAAGAACGGGGATAGGGATCGATTGAAACAAATGCATGACCGGGCCAACTTGCTGGTGACGGCTTAGGAACACACGAAGCTGGTGGGTATAGCTCGCTCCTTAACGGACTTTTGTTATTGTTGCTACTTGTCAGATCTGGTCGTCCGAGATGATTACAAAGAGCAAGGTATTGGAAGAGAATTAGTCAGACTAACCAAATATCATGCGGGTGAGGGGTGCAAGCTAATTCTGCCCTCTTCCCCGGAAGCCGTTGGTTTTTATACCAAAACAGGCATGGAGCCAATTACCACGGCCTTCATCATTCGTCGATCTAAATAAGGTTACTACTTGTGCATCAAGAAAGACAAGCCAGGCCACTAGAACATCGATCCCGA contains:
- a CDS encoding alpha/beta fold hydrolase gives rise to the protein MTLTYSRRGSGKPLLLLHGIGSSLKTWDLILDELATQRDVIALDLPAS
- a CDS encoding cold-shock protein, giving the protein MATGTVKFFNDSKGFGFIKPDDGGEDIFVHASGLIDQLRENDKVKFTVERGKKGLNAVNVELA
- a CDS encoding amidohydrolase family protein, whose protein sequence is MKTSFFSIFVLVAIFGVVKPRLPVRSPTAYSSQQASQPAYFVIKNVNVIPMTSPGAVIIQASVVIRNGYIESLNGAVTPEAVLIDGNGKWLIPGLIDMHVHTPTDFSLGPLVPTQPPDVTFNTQDIMTPFIANGVTTIVNLNANMDSFSQRKEIQKGQVTGPRIALAALINGGQGAGRRANTAQAGRQAVRDAKAEGYELIKLYSQLNIETYVAIIDEANKLGLKTVGHIPDAFGGKLRQAFVPHFGMVAHAEEFSKQANEFSDQEARRFARLAKENGTWLSPTLTAMVRIAEQARSLDNLKRLPELAYIHPLLQSKWLTANNYNQNTSPERVAYFDKLVRFHGQLVRAFKQAGVPMVAGTDTGVSGVVGGFSLQDELALLQQAGLTPEEVLLSATRLPATWLGINAQVGTIEAGKWADLVLLEANPLDDIKNTRTITGVFVNGHWLAKAQLRAMLAELANRNRASTDQFDWRKIMGNIK
- a CDS encoding RNA polymerase sigma factor, which produces MHSATDPSSFLSETSPTALLPIHSQEDFGRFYDHYAPPIYGHLLRQTTDASLAASILAEVFRTIWVERNTFNEHQARSIKQHPISWLLSIAHQNESLIQTLEANGHRLVGQLKSSKLESLASTADWQRIKSAHR
- a CDS encoding acyltransferase family protein; this translates as MPIRSDRNAGIDVFRLLAALMVVVNHSRFTDEGPYLTLLGRWTVLFFFMVSGYYFQQAFHKQSMKAFAKTLKALVTLLLVANFFYLLFVGITDGSLHSLNTYFTLFVGTYFHLWFLTSLLMGYGLLWLFLVNDCERFLPLLAVGALLLTLGLNPYSYLVGLSPHPIYARSLLSIPFLCIGFLIAKLGLETRLSRWTAYGMVALGAGLQLGEAWLLSRNEPASLPYNFVDGTVLFAAGLFLVALQLPLIPTSPLSYYGQRYSLAFYLYHPAVNYLTSQLWPKDDKIACWLGPFLSVLLLFLVLLVLDRISPGSIQMLTGNFQRYALVRKYNGR
- a CDS encoding GNAT family N-acetyltransferase; protein product: MGIARSLTDFCYCCYLSDLVVRDDYKEQGIGRELVRLTKYHAGEGCKLILPSSPEAVGFYTKTGMEPITTAFIIRRSK